TTGACGCCGCGGATCCGGCGGCGCCTGCCGGGACGCGGCACACGCGGGTGCGCACGGCGCTCGAACGGGTGGGCCTGGGGCATGCCGCGGACAAAAAGGTCCGCGCGTACTCGCTGGGCATGAAACAGCGCCTTGGCATCGCGAATGCCTTGCTGGTGCCCCGGGAGCTGCTGGTGCTGGACGAGCCGACCAACGGCCTGGACCCGCAGGGCACCCGGGAGGTGCGGCACCTGGTCCGTTCCCTCGCCGCCGACGGCGCCACGGTGTTCGTCTCCAGCCACCTGCTCACCGAGGTGGAGCAGATCTGCACGCACGCGGCCATCATGAGCGCCGGACGCCTCGTGGCGCAGGGCCCCCTGACGGAGCTGCGGCGGGCAGGCCAAGCCAGGATCCGGCTGCTAACTCCCGACGCCGGAACTGCCGCCAGGGTGCTGGCCGGCCTGGGGCTGACGGCCGACGGCGGTACCGCTGCGGCAGGGGGCGAGGTGCTGTATGCGCCGCTGCCTGCCGGGCCCGACGCCGGCGCGCCCACGCCGGAAGGAGTGGTGGAGGCGCTCGTCGCGGCCGGCGTCCGGGTGCGCGGCTTCAACCTGGAGCAGGGCAGCCTCGAAGACCGCTTCGTCGAGCTGACAGGGGAGGGGTTTGACGTTGCCCAGTGATCCGAGGAGACCCCTTCATCAGGGCGCGGCCCGGGCCCCTGGCCTGCGGCTCCTCGCGTCCGAACTCGGTGTGCTCTTCCGCCGCCGCCGGACCTGGGCCATGTTGCTTGCCCTCGCCGCGATCCCGGTGCTGATCGCCGTGGCGGTGCGGCTCTCCTCGGCCGTCCCGCCCGGCCGCGGACCCGCGTTCTTGGACCGGATCAGCCAGAACGGGCTGTTCGCCGGCGTCACCGCGATGCTGGTGGCCGTTCCGCTGTTCCTGCCCCTGACGATCGGCGTGGTGGCCGGCGACACCCTGGCCGGCGAGGCGGGCCTCGGGACCTTGCGGTATTTGCTGGCGGCCCCGGCCGGCCGGGTCCGGCTGCTGCTGGTGAAGTACGCCGGCGCGGTGGTGTTCGCCGTAGCCGCACCCCTCACGGTGGCGCTCGTCGGGGCCGGCATCGGGGCGGCACTCTTCCCGGTGGGGCCCGTGACCCTGCTCTCCGGGGAGACGATCGGCGCCGCCGAAGCGCTGGGACGCCTGCTCCTGATCGCTGCCTACCTGGCCGTGTCCCTGGTGGGGCTGTCCGCCATCGGCTTGTTCATGTCCAGCCTCACGGACGTCCCCGTTGGCGCCATGGCAGCCACGGTGGTGCTCGCCGTCGTCGCACAGGTCGCGGATGCGCTGCCGCAACTGGAATGGCTGCACCCATGGCTTTTCAGCCACCGCTGGCTCG
The nucleotide sequence above comes from Arthrobacter sp. KBS0702. Encoded proteins:
- a CDS encoding ABC transporter permease — protein: MPSDPRRPLHQGAARAPGLRLLASELGVLFRRRRTWAMLLALAAIPVLIAVAVRLSSAVPPGRGPAFLDRISQNGLFAGVTAMLVAVPLFLPLTIGVVAGDTLAGEAGLGTLRYLLAAPAGRVRLLLVKYAGAVVFAVAAPLTVALVGAGIGAALFPVGPVTLLSGETIGAAEALGRLLLIAAYLAVSLVGLSAIGLFMSSLTDVPVGAMAATVVLAVVAQVADALPQLEWLHPWLFSHRWLDFADLLRQPIAWDSFAANALLQGGYLAVFGALAYARFATKDVLS
- a CDS encoding ABC transporter ATP-binding protein, with the translated sequence MTAVAPSAELSIETRGLSKRFGRQLAVNGVDLAVPRGSVFGFLGPNGSGKTTTIRIMLGLAAATSGSVRVLGEEMPERLRTVLPRVGALVEGPAFYPFLSGAANLLRFDAADPAAPAGTRHTRVRTALERVGLGHAADKKVRAYSLGMKQRLGIANALLVPRELLVLDEPTNGLDPQGTREVRHLVRSLAADGATVFVSSHLLTEVEQICTHAAIMSAGRLVAQGPLTELRRAGQARIRLLTPDAGTAARVLAGLGLTADGGTAAAGGEVLYAPLPAGPDAGAPTPEGVVEALVAAGVRVRGFNLEQGSLEDRFVELTGEGFDVAQ